In the Lepisosteus oculatus isolate fLepOcu1 chromosome 6, fLepOcu1.hap2, whole genome shotgun sequence genome, one interval contains:
- the tfap2a gene encoding transcription factor AP-2-alpha isoform X2 encodes MKMLWKLTDNIKYEDCEDRHDGTGNGTARLPQLGSVGQSPYTSAPPLSHTPNSDFQPPYFPPPYQPIYPQSQDPYSHVNDHYSLNPLHAQPQPQHPGWPGQRQSQESSLLHQHRGLPHQLCREYRREVLLPGGHGLDSGLTDSIPIHGIPHSLEDVQHVEDQGINIPDQTVIKKGPVSLSKNNSSAVSAVPINKDGLFGGVVNPNEVFCSVPGRLSLLSSTSKYKVTVAEVQRRLSPPECLNASLLGGVLRRAKSKNGGRSLREKLDKIGLNLPAGRRKAANVTLLTSLVEGEAVHLARDFGYVCETEFPAKAIAEYMNRQHSDPNEQVQRKNMLLATKQICKEFTDLLSQDRSPLGNSRPQPILEPGIQSCLTHFSLISHGFGTPAMCAALTALQNYLTEAVKAMDKMYLNNNPNSHTDNGTKSGDKDEKHRK; translated from the exons ATGAAAATGCTTTGGAAATTAACGGATAATATTAAATACGAAGACTGTGAG GATCGTCACGACGGGACCGGCAATGGGACGGCGCGGCTACCCCAGCTGGGGAGCGTGGGTCAGTCGCCTTACACCAGCGCCCCGCCGCTCTCCCACACCCCCAACTCCGACTTCCAGCCTCCGTATTTCCCCCCACCGTACCAGCCGATCTACCCCCAGTCTCAGGACCCTTACTCGCACGTCAACGACCACTACTCCCTGAACCCACTGCACGCCCAGCCTCAGCCACAGCACCCGGGCTGGCCGGGGCAGAGACAGAGCCAGGAGAGCAGCCTGCTGCATCAGCACCGCGGGCTGCCCCATCAGCTGTGTAGAGAGTACCGGAGAGAAGTCCTCCTACCGGGGGGTCACGGACTAGATTCTGGACTGACGGACTCTATCCCCATCCACGGAATACCTCATTCTTTAGAAGACGTGCAG CATGTTGAAGATCAAGGCATTAACATCCCAGACCAAACTGTAATTAAGAAAG GTCCCGTTTCCTTATCCAAGAATAACAGCAGCGCCGTCTCCGCAGTACCCATCAATAAGGACGGTCTTTTCGGCGGTGTGGTGAACCCCAACGAAGTGTTCTGTTCTGTTCCGGGTCGCCTGTCTCTCCTCAGCTCCACATCAAAGTACAAGGTCACAGTGGCGGAAGTGCAGAGACGTCTCTCACCGCCTGAGTGCCTCAATGCGTCTTTGCTGGGAGGAGTATTGAGGAG agcaaaatctaaaaatgggGGGAGGTCCTTAAGAGAAAAGCTGGACAAAATCGGATTAAACCTGCCGGCAGGTAGACGCAAAGCCGCGAATGTTACATTGCTGACGTCACTAGTGGAGG GAGAAGCCGTGCATCTGGCCAGGGACTTCGGTTATGTGTGCGAGACAGAGTTCCCAGCCAAAGCTATAGCTGAATACATGAACCGTCAGCATTCCGATCCAAACGAACAAGTCCAGCGCAAAAACATGTTATTGGCAACAAA ACAAATCTGCAAAGAGTTCACAGACCTGCTTTCCCAGGACCGATCGCCCTTGGGGAACTCTCGACCACAGCCGATCCTTGAGCCAGGGATTCAAAGCTGTTTGACCCATTTCAGCCTAATTTCCCACGGATTCGGAACCCCTGCGATGTGCGCCGCGCTCACGGCGCTACAGAACTATCTCACAGAGGCTGTAAAAGCTATGGACAAAATGTACCTCAACAATAACCCCAACAGCCACACAGACAACGGCACCAAAAGTGGAGATAAAGACGAAAAACACCGAAAGTGA
- the tfap2a gene encoding transcription factor AP-2-alpha isoform X1 has translation MDESISEARRTTGRGPSEADLKTKGTESAGGRSPSTKNVPVEVPLAFTGFSQDSEDRHDGTGNGTARLPQLGSVGQSPYTSAPPLSHTPNSDFQPPYFPPPYQPIYPQSQDPYSHVNDHYSLNPLHAQPQPQHPGWPGQRQSQESSLLHQHRGLPHQLCREYRREVLLPGGHGLDSGLTDSIPIHGIPHSLEDVQHVEDQGINIPDQTVIKKGPVSLSKNNSSAVSAVPINKDGLFGGVVNPNEVFCSVPGRLSLLSSTSKYKVTVAEVQRRLSPPECLNASLLGGVLRRAKSKNGGRSLREKLDKIGLNLPAGRRKAANVTLLTSLVEGEAVHLARDFGYVCETEFPAKAIAEYMNRQHSDPNEQVQRKNMLLATKQICKEFTDLLSQDRSPLGNSRPQPILEPGIQSCLTHFSLISHGFGTPAMCAALTALQNYLTEAVKAMDKMYLNNNPNSHTDNGTKSGDKDEKHRK, from the exons ATGGATGAATCCATCAGTGAAGCCCGGAGAACAACAGGGCGCGGACCGTCTGAAGCTGATCTCAAAACCAAGGGGACAGAGAGCGCAGGCGGCCGCTCTCCAAGCACTAAAAATGTGCCAGTCGAGGTGCCCTTAGCATTTACCGGATTTTCGCAAGACTCAGAG GATCGTCACGACGGGACCGGCAATGGGACGGCGCGGCTACCCCAGCTGGGGAGCGTGGGTCAGTCGCCTTACACCAGCGCCCCGCCGCTCTCCCACACCCCCAACTCCGACTTCCAGCCTCCGTATTTCCCCCCACCGTACCAGCCGATCTACCCCCAGTCTCAGGACCCTTACTCGCACGTCAACGACCACTACTCCCTGAACCCACTGCACGCCCAGCCTCAGCCACAGCACCCGGGCTGGCCGGGGCAGAGACAGAGCCAGGAGAGCAGCCTGCTGCATCAGCACCGCGGGCTGCCCCATCAGCTGTGTAGAGAGTACCGGAGAGAAGTCCTCCTACCGGGGGGTCACGGACTAGATTCTGGACTGACGGACTCTATCCCCATCCACGGAATACCTCATTCTTTAGAAGACGTGCAG CATGTTGAAGATCAAGGCATTAACATCCCAGACCAAACTGTAATTAAGAAAG GTCCCGTTTCCTTATCCAAGAATAACAGCAGCGCCGTCTCCGCAGTACCCATCAATAAGGACGGTCTTTTCGGCGGTGTGGTGAACCCCAACGAAGTGTTCTGTTCTGTTCCGGGTCGCCTGTCTCTCCTCAGCTCCACATCAAAGTACAAGGTCACAGTGGCGGAAGTGCAGAGACGTCTCTCACCGCCTGAGTGCCTCAATGCGTCTTTGCTGGGAGGAGTATTGAGGAG agcaaaatctaaaaatgggGGGAGGTCCTTAAGAGAAAAGCTGGACAAAATCGGATTAAACCTGCCGGCAGGTAGACGCAAAGCCGCGAATGTTACATTGCTGACGTCACTAGTGGAGG GAGAAGCCGTGCATCTGGCCAGGGACTTCGGTTATGTGTGCGAGACAGAGTTCCCAGCCAAAGCTATAGCTGAATACATGAACCGTCAGCATTCCGATCCAAACGAACAAGTCCAGCGCAAAAACATGTTATTGGCAACAAA ACAAATCTGCAAAGAGTTCACAGACCTGCTTTCCCAGGACCGATCGCCCTTGGGGAACTCTCGACCACAGCCGATCCTTGAGCCAGGGATTCAAAGCTGTTTGACCCATTTCAGCCTAATTTCCCACGGATTCGGAACCCCTGCGATGTGCGCCGCGCTCACGGCGCTACAGAACTATCTCACAGAGGCTGTAAAAGCTATGGACAAAATGTACCTCAACAATAACCCCAACAGCCACACAGACAACGGCACCAAAAGTGGAGATAAAGACGAAAAACACCGAAAGTGA
- the tfap2a gene encoding transcription factor AP-2-alpha isoform X4 — translation MLVHSFSAMDRHDGTGNGTARLPQLGSVGQSPYTSAPPLSHTPNSDFQPPYFPPPYQPIYPQSQDPYSHVNDHYSLNPLHAQPQPQHPGWPGQRQSQESSLLHQHRGLPHQLCREYRREVLLPGGHGLDSGLTDSIPIHGIPHSLEDVQHVEDQGINIPDQTVIKKGPVSLSKNNSSAVSAVPINKDGLFGGVVNPNEVFCSVPGRLSLLSSTSKYKVTVAEVQRRLSPPECLNASLLGGVLRRAKSKNGGRSLREKLDKIGLNLPAGRRKAANVTLLTSLVEGEAVHLARDFGYVCETEFPAKAIAEYMNRQHSDPNEQVQRKNMLLATKQICKEFTDLLSQDRSPLGNSRPQPILEPGIQSCLTHFSLISHGFGTPAMCAALTALQNYLTEAVKAMDKMYLNNNPNSHTDNGTKSGDKDEKHRK, via the exons ATGTTAGTGCACAGTTTTTCAGCGATG GATCGTCACGACGGGACCGGCAATGGGACGGCGCGGCTACCCCAGCTGGGGAGCGTGGGTCAGTCGCCTTACACCAGCGCCCCGCCGCTCTCCCACACCCCCAACTCCGACTTCCAGCCTCCGTATTTCCCCCCACCGTACCAGCCGATCTACCCCCAGTCTCAGGACCCTTACTCGCACGTCAACGACCACTACTCCCTGAACCCACTGCACGCCCAGCCTCAGCCACAGCACCCGGGCTGGCCGGGGCAGAGACAGAGCCAGGAGAGCAGCCTGCTGCATCAGCACCGCGGGCTGCCCCATCAGCTGTGTAGAGAGTACCGGAGAGAAGTCCTCCTACCGGGGGGTCACGGACTAGATTCTGGACTGACGGACTCTATCCCCATCCACGGAATACCTCATTCTTTAGAAGACGTGCAG CATGTTGAAGATCAAGGCATTAACATCCCAGACCAAACTGTAATTAAGAAAG GTCCCGTTTCCTTATCCAAGAATAACAGCAGCGCCGTCTCCGCAGTACCCATCAATAAGGACGGTCTTTTCGGCGGTGTGGTGAACCCCAACGAAGTGTTCTGTTCTGTTCCGGGTCGCCTGTCTCTCCTCAGCTCCACATCAAAGTACAAGGTCACAGTGGCGGAAGTGCAGAGACGTCTCTCACCGCCTGAGTGCCTCAATGCGTCTTTGCTGGGAGGAGTATTGAGGAG agcaaaatctaaaaatgggGGGAGGTCCTTAAGAGAAAAGCTGGACAAAATCGGATTAAACCTGCCGGCAGGTAGACGCAAAGCCGCGAATGTTACATTGCTGACGTCACTAGTGGAGG GAGAAGCCGTGCATCTGGCCAGGGACTTCGGTTATGTGTGCGAGACAGAGTTCCCAGCCAAAGCTATAGCTGAATACATGAACCGTCAGCATTCCGATCCAAACGAACAAGTCCAGCGCAAAAACATGTTATTGGCAACAAA ACAAATCTGCAAAGAGTTCACAGACCTGCTTTCCCAGGACCGATCGCCCTTGGGGAACTCTCGACCACAGCCGATCCTTGAGCCAGGGATTCAAAGCTGTTTGACCCATTTCAGCCTAATTTCCCACGGATTCGGAACCCCTGCGATGTGCGCCGCGCTCACGGCGCTACAGAACTATCTCACAGAGGCTGTAAAAGCTATGGACAAAATGTACCTCAACAATAACCCCAACAGCCACACAGACAACGGCACCAAAAGTGGAGATAAAGACGAAAAACACCGAAAGTGA
- the tfap2a gene encoding transcription factor AP-2-alpha isoform X3: MSVMAKMGDWQDRHDGTGNGTARLPQLGSVGQSPYTSAPPLSHTPNSDFQPPYFPPPYQPIYPQSQDPYSHVNDHYSLNPLHAQPQPQHPGWPGQRQSQESSLLHQHRGLPHQLCREYRREVLLPGGHGLDSGLTDSIPIHGIPHSLEDVQHVEDQGINIPDQTVIKKGPVSLSKNNSSAVSAVPINKDGLFGGVVNPNEVFCSVPGRLSLLSSTSKYKVTVAEVQRRLSPPECLNASLLGGVLRRAKSKNGGRSLREKLDKIGLNLPAGRRKAANVTLLTSLVEGEAVHLARDFGYVCETEFPAKAIAEYMNRQHSDPNEQVQRKNMLLATKQICKEFTDLLSQDRSPLGNSRPQPILEPGIQSCLTHFSLISHGFGTPAMCAALTALQNYLTEAVKAMDKMYLNNNPNSHTDNGTKSGDKDEKHRK, translated from the exons ATGTCAGTAATGGCAAAAATGGGAGACTGGCAG GATCGTCACGACGGGACCGGCAATGGGACGGCGCGGCTACCCCAGCTGGGGAGCGTGGGTCAGTCGCCTTACACCAGCGCCCCGCCGCTCTCCCACACCCCCAACTCCGACTTCCAGCCTCCGTATTTCCCCCCACCGTACCAGCCGATCTACCCCCAGTCTCAGGACCCTTACTCGCACGTCAACGACCACTACTCCCTGAACCCACTGCACGCCCAGCCTCAGCCACAGCACCCGGGCTGGCCGGGGCAGAGACAGAGCCAGGAGAGCAGCCTGCTGCATCAGCACCGCGGGCTGCCCCATCAGCTGTGTAGAGAGTACCGGAGAGAAGTCCTCCTACCGGGGGGTCACGGACTAGATTCTGGACTGACGGACTCTATCCCCATCCACGGAATACCTCATTCTTTAGAAGACGTGCAG CATGTTGAAGATCAAGGCATTAACATCCCAGACCAAACTGTAATTAAGAAAG GTCCCGTTTCCTTATCCAAGAATAACAGCAGCGCCGTCTCCGCAGTACCCATCAATAAGGACGGTCTTTTCGGCGGTGTGGTGAACCCCAACGAAGTGTTCTGTTCTGTTCCGGGTCGCCTGTCTCTCCTCAGCTCCACATCAAAGTACAAGGTCACAGTGGCGGAAGTGCAGAGACGTCTCTCACCGCCTGAGTGCCTCAATGCGTCTTTGCTGGGAGGAGTATTGAGGAG agcaaaatctaaaaatgggGGGAGGTCCTTAAGAGAAAAGCTGGACAAAATCGGATTAAACCTGCCGGCAGGTAGACGCAAAGCCGCGAATGTTACATTGCTGACGTCACTAGTGGAGG GAGAAGCCGTGCATCTGGCCAGGGACTTCGGTTATGTGTGCGAGACAGAGTTCCCAGCCAAAGCTATAGCTGAATACATGAACCGTCAGCATTCCGATCCAAACGAACAAGTCCAGCGCAAAAACATGTTATTGGCAACAAA ACAAATCTGCAAAGAGTTCACAGACCTGCTTTCCCAGGACCGATCGCCCTTGGGGAACTCTCGACCACAGCCGATCCTTGAGCCAGGGATTCAAAGCTGTTTGACCCATTTCAGCCTAATTTCCCACGGATTCGGAACCCCTGCGATGTGCGCCGCGCTCACGGCGCTACAGAACTATCTCACAGAGGCTGTAAAAGCTATGGACAAAATGTACCTCAACAATAACCCCAACAGCCACACAGACAACGGCACCAAAAGTGGAGATAAAGACGAAAAACACCGAAAGTGA